GCGGTCATGTCCGGGTTGCGGGCCAGGCCGCCGGTGAAGACCAGGACGGGCACGAGCGGCACGCGGCCGGTGAGGGTCTTAAGCCGCCTGGCCACCGAGGCCAGGATGCCCGCCGCGAGGTCATCCACGCGCGCTCCCTGGGCCGTGAGGCCGATGATTTCGGTCTCGGCGAAAACCGCGCACATGCTCGACAGGCTCACGGGCTGGCCGCGCGCGGCGGCCGCCCCGAACTCGTCCAGGTCCAGGCCGAGCACGGCGGCCATGTTCTGGATGAAGCGGCCCGTGCCCGCGGCGCACTTGTCGTTCATCACGAAATCCTTGACCGAGCCGTCGGCGTGCAGGGCGATGAGCTTGGAGTCCTGGCCGCCGATGTCGAGCACGCAACGCGCCTCGGGCGTCAGGTGGCGCGCGCCACGCGCATGGCAGGTGATCTCCGTGACCCGCCTGGCCGCGAAGGGCAGGCTGACGCGGCCGTAGCCCGTGCCTACCACCGAGGCCACGTCGCCGCGCGCGAAACCGGCTTTTGCCAGCGCCGCTTCGAGCACCTCCTCGCCCGCCTTGGGCGGGGAAAAGCCGGTGGGGGCCTCGGCCAGGCCGAGAATCCCGCCCGTGGCGGCGTCGAGGACCACGGCCTTGGCCCCGGTGGATCCCACATCCACGCCCGCGACGATCATGCCGCCCGGCCTCGGGAGAATGTATTTGGCCGCAGGCCGCCAGTGGCCGCGGCTTCGGCGGGTGCTCCGTGACGCATGCTTCCTCCGGGAAAAGGTACGAAAGTAGTCCACGGGAAAGGGCGGATGCGTCAAATCGTTTGTCCCGATTCAAACGGGCAAACGTATCACGCTCCTTGATACGAGTTGGAGCAAAGGGAGGGGAAAGCGGCTACAGTCCGCGAAAACGGAGGGCAGGCAAGGCTCGGGAAACCGGATTATTTTTCCAGGGCCGCCAGGAGTTTGTCGCCGATCACGGCCTTGCGCCAGCCGCGCAGTTCGTCGGGCAGGGGGTTGGTCAGGTTCATGATCACGTTCTCCGCCAGTTCGGTGACGGACTTCTTGCGGGCCAAAAGCTCGGGCGGGAGCTTGAGCGCCTCGGCCGTCTCGGCCACCACGGGCCTGAGCTTTTCCACTAGGCGGCCGACCTTGCGCGGGTTGGGCGGCCGCACTGGGCGCACGGGCAGGCTCTCTTCGGGCGTCTTCATGATCTCGCGCACAATGCGGGTCAGGGTGCGGCCGTAGCGTCTGGCGAAGGACGGCTTGACCTCCTCCATCTTGGAGATGTCGCGCATGGTCATGGGCATGGCTTTGGCGATTGCGCGCAGGGTCTTGTCCTGCATGATGAAGGTGCGCGGCAGGTCGCGGCGCATGGCCTGGCGCTCGCGCCAGGCGAAGAGGTCGCGCAGCGCGCCCAACTCGCGGCGGTCGCACTGCCACAGACCACCGAAGCGCAGGTAGTAGTCCTCGGGCTCCACGTCTCGGGTGACCTCGCGGTTCATGCGCTCGATCTCTTCAAGGGCCCATTCCAGGCGGCCGAGTTTGCGCAATTCGCGGGTCAGGGCCCGGTGCATGGGCAAAAGGCAGACCACGTCCATGGCCGCGTAACGGATCTGGTTCTCGGAGAGCGGCCGGGCCAGCCAGTCCGAGCGCGTCTCGGATTTGCACATCTGCGTGCCGAAGAGGGTCTTGGACAACTGCTGGTATCCGGCCTGGAAGCCGAAGCCGAGAAAGGCCGCCGCGATCTGGGTGTCGAAGACCGGTCCGAGCGGCTCGCCCGTGAGGTAGGAGAGCACTTCCAGATCCTCGGAGCACGAGTGCATGACCTTGAGCACGGCGCGATCGCTGAGCACCCTGGCGAAGGGCGTCATGTCGCTCACGGCCAGGGGATCTATGAGCCAGGTGTTGCGCTTGTCCGCCACCTGGATCAGGCCGAGCATGGGGAAATAGGTGCGAACGCGCACGAACTCGGTGTCCACGCCGATGGCCCCGGCGCGGCGGAAATGGGCGCAGGCCTTTTCCAGCGCGGCGTCCGTGGCCACGAAACGGGGCCTGATTTCATCCTCGGCGACGATGGGGGATGGGGTCAGCGGACAATATTTGAGGACGGCACGTCCAATCAGTCGGCAGATGTTCAGGGCGTTCACGGCGCGCACCATAGCCTAAAGCGCTGCGATGCGCCAGATGCCTTGCGTGGTCCGGGTGCGCGGGCGGCACGCTTTTGTACTGCGAGGCTTTGTCTTGACGCCGTGCTGTTTCCTTTCCTAGGATGCGCCACCATGGATCGAAACCCCTTCGGCCTGCGCAAGGAGGGTCGCATGCGGCATTCACGCGTCTTATTCCTGGCCTTGTGCCTTCTCGCCCTGGCCGTGTCCGCCTTTGCGGACGCCACGGCCGTGGTCGAGCACGATTTCTCCAAGGGCGTTCCCGCGCAGTGGTCCACGCGCCAAACGCTTTCCATCGACGGTCTGACCGCGCTCGGCCCTTTCAACGAAAAAAATTCCGCCGTGCCCGGCAAGGCCGAG
The Alkalidesulfovibrio alkalitolerans DSM 16529 genome window above contains:
- a CDS encoding acyl-CoA dehydratase activase is translated as MIVAGVDVGSTGAKAVVLDAATGGILGLAEAPTGFSPPKAGEEVLEAALAKAGFARGDVASVVGTGYGRVSLPFAARRVTEITCHARGARHLTPEARCVLDIGGQDSKLIALHADGSVKDFVMNDKCAAGTGRFIQNMAAVLGLDLDEFGAAAARGQPVSLSSMCAVFAETEIIGLTAQGARVDDLAAGILASVARRLKTLTGRVPLVPVLVFTGGLARNPDMTALIAQGLGVELHAPPEAPFAGALGAALIAAETAT
- the rnd gene encoding ribonuclease D, translated to MNALNICRLIGRAVLKYCPLTPSPIVAEDEIRPRFVATDAALEKACAHFRRAGAIGVDTEFVRVRTYFPMLGLIQVADKRNTWLIDPLAVSDMTPFARVLSDRAVLKVMHSCSEDLEVLSYLTGEPLGPVFDTQIAAAFLGFGFQAGYQQLSKTLFGTQMCKSETRSDWLARPLSENQIRYAAMDVVCLLPMHRALTRELRKLGRLEWALEEIERMNREVTRDVEPEDYYLRFGGLWQCDRRELGALRDLFAWRERQAMRRDLPRTFIMQDKTLRAIAKAMPMTMRDISKMEEVKPSFARRYGRTLTRIVREIMKTPEESLPVRPVRPPNPRKVGRLVEKLRPVVAETAEALKLPPELLARKKSVTELAENVIMNLTNPLPDELRGWRKAVIGDKLLAALEK